A region of the Dehalococcoidia bacterium genome:
CCGCTGCCTGCATCAACTCCCACTCCTATAGCCGGCCCAGCCATGGTAGCCTACTATCCGTTTGATGGCGACTACCAAGATCATTCCAGCTATGGGAACCACGGAACTCCCAAGGGAAATATGACCTTTGCCTCAGCGCAAATCGTCCAGGGAGCCAAGTTCGATGGCGCGAGCTGGATTGAAGTGGCCGACAGCAACTCGCTGGATATTTCCACTTCCTTTACGTTCTCTGCATGGCTCTACAAAGAAGACGCCGGAACGGGTGGGTGGGAGGTAATATTCTCCAAGGGCGATACCTCCGCTCTTGATGGCACTTCCCCCTATGGGTTCTCTCATTCGATCGACGGCAAATATCCCCAGGTGAGGGTGATGAAAAACAACTGGTACCAGCATGTCACGTCGAGGACCATGGGGGATTTCAAATTCTGGCATCTGGTCACCGCCACGTGGGACGGAAGCACGATCAAGTTTTACATCAATGGTGCATTGAAGGATTCGCAGGCCTGGACCGGCACGCTCCCCAACTCGGCGGCCAAACTCCTGATTGGTAAGGACCCGCCGGGATCGACGGAGTACTTCAAGGGCATCATCGATGACTTGAGAATTTACAACTATGCCCTGAGTCAGAGCGAAGTGAGCGCGCTTTACGGTGGAGCCCCGACAACTCCGGTGCCCACGGCTCCGCCTGTTCCAAATCCTACACCGACCCCTAGCCCGACGCCCTCGCCACAACCAGTGCCTACCACCACGCCCACGACGACACCAACATCAACACCATCTGTGGCCGGTGGAGCTACGCTCGTCTTCGAGTCTAGAAGCGGACAGAACGGAACCACCGTTCAAATCCCGGTGATGCTTCGCGGGGCAACGGCAAGCATCGGCAATATGGACCTGATTTTGAGCTATGATCCGAGCGTACTCAAGGCCATAGGGGTGGTGAAAGGCGGGCTCGCGGGGAACTCTCTTTTCGACTCCAATATCATAGACGGGACAATCCGCATCGGTTTGGCGGATCAGGAGGGGTTCATCGCCGATGGATCAGTGGTCTATGCCCGGTTCGAGATTATCGGAGCCGAGGGTGAGGTCTCGATTCTTGAGATCGATGATGTTTTGGCCAATCGGGCGGGAGACCTTGGGATCATGGAAATGAAGACAATCACCGGCCTGTTCACGGTGCTCGGTAGTGAAGATGTGCTCCGGGGTGATTGCGATGGAGACGGTGAGATATCAGCGGTAGATGCCCTCTGCGCGCTTCAAATGGCGGTGGGCAAGCGCGCGGAAGACCTGGCGCTGGACGTGAGCGATGACGGAAAAGTCACCTCGCTGGACGCCAGAAGAATCCTGCAGATGGCAATCGGCACTGCTCCCGTTCCCACGCCCACTCCTACTCAGCCCGTCACATCGCAATATTTCCTCTCAGAGTGCCTCACCTTCGAAGAGACTATCACTGTGCCGAGCCCAGCCGGGGAGACGGTATACCTCCTCCAGGTAAAAGGCGAATCAGGGGGCAACTGCAAAATTTGCGAGAAAGTCGTCGAGGACATGACATGGCACGGATGGGAGGGGAAAGAAATGTGTTGCTCCATTCCTATGAGCGCCTTGGCCGGAGGTACAGCACTGTCTGACAACATGAAGGATTATTGCAGCGGTTCACTGGCGGACGCTATCGAGACGATGCTTAAGGAGGCACAGAAATGAAGACAGCAGCAGTATTGTTCTTCGCACTACTCATGATTGCCTTGCCTGCCACCGGGTCAGCCTACCCTCTGCCGGGCAGCCCCCTTGCTCCCTCTCTTGATGCTGCCAGCGATACTGCCTCCAGCAATAGTCCAGTGTGCCTGAACGACACCATAAGATTAAGAGTTGCAGCTGTGGGAGTTAACCTTCAATATTCATGGAAAGGCCCAAACGGCTTTACCAGCAAAGAGAGTTCTCCATCCATCCCTAAAGCTAACACATCCATGTCCGGTGTCTATACCGTGACGGTATCAGATATGTCTGGTATTTCATATCGTTTTTCCACCACCGTGACGGTAACGGTGGATTGTGTCAGGACCGATAAGGAAGCAGGCGTCAGCATACAGCCGCGGACGCTCGACGAAGCCGTCAGCGAAGTGAAAAGGATAATAGGGCGACCCAGATGGGAGGTCGCCCAGAGGGTTGCAACAATCGCAGACTTAGCCATAAGAAACCTCAATGATCAGGAAGAGATCAAAATATGGCAAGAGGCCATTGCTTTTGTGGCGCAGATGGCCAAGTTGGGGACACCACTCGATCCCCAATCAATTTTTTGGTCAGAGCAGCAGCGTCTATTCAACAACTGGAGAGACAACATGGGCGGTGCTGAGACCACTTACACACGGGCAGCTCAGTGGGTGTGGAATGTGAAAGCAGGGCAGTGTGCTGAGAACGCGGCTCTCGTTTACTATCTTCTCAAAGAGGCTGGAGAGGAAGACATTCTGATATTTACATCTCCAACAGGTAGACACCAGTTTGTTGTGTGGGGATTGGGAGACAGAGATATTGACAAGTTAGAAAGCTGGACCAACGATGTGGTTATCCCTGATAGCTGGCAGCACCTCACATTAAGGGGAGAGATGGCCGCTCAGAACCGCCACTGTGCAGGGGCAGCAGCCGGTAAGTCCCAGCTCAGCGACCAGACTTACAATCGTGACCCGACCGCCTGCGGATATGTCGGAAAGCGTAAGCCGGGACAAACTGATCCGGGAACATCATGCTGCCAGAAAATCAGCCCATGCAGAAACAAGCCTGGCGTTGTCTGTGGTCCGGACCAGCACTGCTACTTGTGCGGCCAAAAGGACGAGTATTGTTGCGAAGAAAAGGAGGGGCAGACACCGTGTGCGGCAGGGCTGGTCTGCAAGGACGGCAAATGCGTTGAAGAAGAGATAACTACTGCTCCGCCTGGCAATTGCCAAGCCCTCTATGATGCATGCTGCAATGAACAAGTCAGAGGTCTGGCGATGCCGAAGATAACCTGCGGTTTGATATTCTCAGATGCGTGGTGCGGTCGTCCCGGGTATACCGCATGTGCTCAGGCTGCATTTCAGCAGTACCTCGCCTGCATGAAAGGAAACGGAGATTCCATAGCATGCGACCAACAACTGCAAACCGCAATCGATGCATGCAGGAAATAGTTCGGAAAGTCCCACCATGTGAAAGGCGGTGGCAAAATGGGTATCGGGCAGACGATTTTTGTTTAGCAACTTGGGAATAACGTTCGACAGGCCCTTGAATTGGAGGTCTTGTGATGGCGTACTTGAATTCGCTAAAGCGTGTTGGGCAAACCTGTGTCATACTGACTTTGCTGCTGGCCCTCCAAATGATAACCACTCCAATGGCGAAAACTGATGACGGCTGTTCACAGCAGTATGAGGAATGCTGCGAGACCAAGATTGGCGTTCTGACGGTTCCGAAGATAACCTGCGGGATGATATTCTCTGACTTCTATTGTGCCAAGCCTGGTTATACCCCATGTGCCGAAGCGGCGTTTGAGGAATATGTGACGTGCACCAAGACCAAGGATGAGACCATATGTTACTCGACACTCATAGGCAAAGTGGATACCTGTAAGAAACAAGCGCTTTCCCCTGATGCCGAAGAGAAGGCCGAGTGCCCCGCTTGCGCGGCAAGTGGCATGGAACCCTACGATGGTTACAAGGAATCTTTTCCTGAGGCCACTCCCCCCTTCACCGAGACAAGATGCGTCTACAAGAAACTGAATGCCAGCGGGGACTCCATAGGTGAGGGAGTCATACAGATAATTGCCTATAACACAGAAAGCGATGCTGCCACTTCCTTTTACGAAGATGTTGAGGTATCCCGCGATCGCATGGACACATACGAGAACAACAAACCCTTCCCGACGGCAGCCGCTATTACGAGATTGTGGGACAGCATTTGCTGGGGAAGCATAAGATCAGGATAACCACGCAGTATCACAAGACAGAGGCTGATGCCGAAAAGGCTTATGCCGCTTTGAATGACTGTGCCTTCTCGATGATCCCTGGGTGTGCCGGAAATCATCCTCCGCAATTAACGGTCATGTTTCTGGGATATACACCTGGGCCACATGGCGGGTTGGGAGATCTGAAGTTTGAGGCAAAAGCCACCGATGAAGATGGGGACAAACTGAGGTTCAGGTGGTTCATGCTTAGAAAAGAGTATAAGGCAGAGAACTACGATATGATTGCCAGCACCACTGTGCAAGATGGTGTAACCGCGATGAATGTGAGTTTACCGGCGCCATCGGTCTCCGGCAGCATGATTTTTGTGGGCGTCTACGATGATCGGGGGGGCGTAACCTGGAAATGGTGCTCATGGGAACTTCCCTTCCAGGGAATGTCGACGATGGATCTGCCCGATGATCCCTGGCTGGATGTTGCCATGGGAAAAGTAACCGTCAATGGAAAAGAAGTGCTCCCTGGAGACATTTTCGTGCTTAAGAACGGGGACATGATTGAGACAGCCCCTGATGATGCCGTCACCCAACAGGGAGGGGGCTATGCCGTCATCAGATATGGTACTACCGGCACAGTCAAGATAATCGCCAATGCTCGCGTTCAATTCCAGGGATGGAAGACCCTGACGCTCATCAGAGGGAGAATTGCCGTTGAAGGCAGGAAATGGGAGCAATATTACAAAGAGAGTAATCGACCTTCGACTGGACAGCAAGAGTTCAATCTTGACGTCAAAGGACCACAGACGCTGGAGCAGTGGTTTGAGAGCTTCGATGACCCGCAGGAGCGGGGAGTGTGGAGAGAGCGAATCAAGGAGATGCAGACGGGGGCCAGCAGAGGCCACTGGGCGGGCACTCAATTCGAAGT
Encoded here:
- a CDS encoding cohesin domain-containing protein encodes the protein MWGGICRGTRYGGISMELLAFLISSFLLILVLVIVSTSVVLAAHQASDRPMGMTSELGAFSGSVTLRSGDARSFANPPDVIAYANTDYVTELDEFFITSGGTIWRYYQWISLMGTGSWVEADTTISTATVGIQFWGDSNDGWATVYIDGSEAWKGNTHGTDGYWPGGAFVNYLEISGIPSTSHTIRVESTHGEDVTIYFFGLEKSGSSTPSPTSTPSTGLIGYYPLDGNANDYSGNGNHATLHGGTFIAGAKGQAVSLDGKDNYVSVPININPSAMPQLTITAWAQTTQAYGTLISHDNGGFDRTIDIDNRGGGLGWSAFSGSGAVLGYYPVTVNEWVFMAAIWDQNGQTVKFYVNDELYQEAGSLGSGWDYFNIGSNPSFGAYLSGLVDEIRVYNYALSQSEITSLRMSIPLPASTPTPIAGPAMVAYYPFDGDYQDHSSYGNHGTPKGNMTFASAQIVQGAKFDGASWIEVADSNSLDISTSFTFSAWLYKEDAGTGGWEVIFSKGDTSALDGTSPYGFSHSIDGKYPQVRVMKNNWYQHVTSRTMGDFKFWHLVTATWDGSTIKFYINGALKDSQAWTGTLPNSAAKLLIGKDPPGSTEYFKGIIDDLRIYNYALSQSEVSALYGGAPTTPVPTAPPVPNPTPTPSPTPSPQPVPTTTPTTTPTSTPSVAGGATLVFESRSGQNGTTVQIPVMLRGATASIGNMDLILSYDPSVLKAIGVVKGGLAGNSLFDSNIIDGTIRIGLADQEGFIADGSVVYARFEIIGAEGEVSILEIDDVLANRAGDLGIMEMKTITGLFTVLGSEDVLRGDCDGDGEISAVDALCALQMAVGKRAEDLALDVSDDGKVTSLDARRILQMAIGTAPVPTPTPTQPVTSQYFLSECLTFEETITVPSPAGETVYLLQVKGESGGNCKICEKVVEDMTWHGWEGKEMCCSIPMSALAGGTALSDNMKDYCSGSLADAIETMLKEAQK
- a CDS encoding cohesin domain-containing protein, with product MGQHLLGKHKIRITTQYHKTEADAEKAYAALNDCAFSMIPGCAGNHPPQLTVMFLGYTPGPHGGLGDLKFEAKATDEDGDKLRFRWFMLRKEYKAENYDMIASTTVQDGVTAMNVSLPAPSVSGSMIFVGVYDDRGGVTWKWCSWELPFQGMSTMDLPDDPWLDVAMGKVTVNGKEVLPGDIFVLKNGDMIETAPDDAVTQQGGGYAVIRYGTTGTVKIIANARVQFQGWKTLTLIRGRIAVEGRKWEQYYKESNRPSTGQQEFNLDVKGPQTLEQWFESFDDPQERGVWRERIKEMQTGASRGHWAGTQFEVMADEDGTTTYYVLEDFVDVSDVGMKKSVILRPGEMTTVRPGGVPSDPVPFHPSVVEAWQPSGELVLKTTTQSTGQPGLTFESRSKPTGSEVQIPLMLKGITGSTGNIDLTLAYDPSVLTAKEVLKGSLTANSIFDYVISSGTIRVSLADSQGFSGDGSVAYVRFTVIGAEGSSSKLEIAQATANASDYNSMALATHDGLFQVIGSDDLRGDCDGDGKLSAVDALCALQMAVGKKAADPVMDVTGDGKVTSLDAREILQMAIQGG